A single Salmo trutta chromosome 14, fSalTru1.1, whole genome shotgun sequence DNA region contains:
- the card19 gene encoding caspase recruitment domain-containing protein 19, with the protein MGDSFHDQLLEDSRFLRTDRRLDTELVDKLILQLNRIYPQILTDKEATKFRDLDVPTCVRLAELLAHLQGKGDEACREFYRALHLHVEEVYFSLPTRLRLRDSVDPFTIKASPTQPRYVLNDRGPLFFLGCFGVAVGMALLYYYGEAKVTGGSRALGMAALGLGRRAREVLIWYAEDPIRK; encoded by the exons ACAGTTTCCATGACCAGCTATTGGAGGACAGccggttcctcaggacagaccgTCGACTGGACACAGAACTAGTGGATAAGCTCATCCTGCAGCTCAACAGGATCTACCCACAGATCCTCACAGACAAGGAGGCCACCAAA TTTAGGGACCTTGATGTGCCCACCTGCGTCCGACTGGCCGAGCTCCTGGCTCACCTGCAGGGGAAAGGTGACGAGGCCTGCCGGGAGTTCTACCGGGCGCTTCACCTGCATGTGGAAGAGGTGTACTTCAGCCTACCAACACGCCTCCGCCTCAGAG ATTCTGTAGACCCGTTCACGATTAAAGCCTCACCCACCCAGCCGAGATATGTGCTGAACGACCGAG gTCCTCTGTTCTTCCTCGGTTGTTTCGGTGTTGCGGTGGGGATGGCTCTACTGTATTACTATGGCG AGGCCAAAGTAACAGGGGGAAGCAGGGCTCTTGGCATGGCTGCTCTTGGACTGGGCCGACGAGCCAGAGAGGTTCTCATATGGTACGCTGAAGACCCCATCAGGAAGTAG
- the ninj1 gene encoding ninjurin-1, with translation MATENMEMNGHADAEEPRRGSWNRRQADQPINMNRYANKKSAAESMLDVALLMANASQLKAVLEQGPDFTFYTPLITFISISLILQITVGILLIFIVKWNLNDESTHYKLNIMENIATALIFIIVVVNVFITAFGVQKPNQNY, from the exons ATGGCGACTGAAAACATGGAAATGAACGGACATGCCGACGCAGAG GAGCCGCGTCGAGGCAGCTGGAATCGGAGGCAGGCAGACCAGCCTATAAACATGAACCGGTATGCTAATAAGAAGAGCGCAGCAGAGAGCATGCTGGACGTGGCGTTACTCATGGCCAACGCCTCCCAGCTGAAGGCCGTCCTGGAGCAGGGTCCAGACTTCACCTTCTACACCCCCCTCATCACCTTCATCTCCATATCCCTCATCCTGCAGATCACCGTGGGCATCCTGCTCATCTTCATTG TGAAGTGGAACCTGAACGATGAGAGCACCCACTACAAGCTGAACATTATGGAGAACATCGCCACAGCGCTCATCTTCATCATCGTCGTAGTCAACGTCTTTATTACGGCCTTCGGCGTCCAGAAGCCCAATCAAAACTATTAA